The following are encoded together in the Ranitomeya imitator isolate aRanImi1 chromosome 4, aRanImi1.pri, whole genome shotgun sequence genome:
- the LRRC17 gene encoding leucine-rich repeat-containing protein 17: MQVVALIILLFFCKASEFKKVRRNNRGNDRSNNSKKSSSTVKRYAPGLACETYTYINEKYLDCQERKHTSILNDWPDDLVHILLSRNRIRIIKDNAFSKFQNLKSLDLQQNEITKIEHQAFFGLKRLTTLLLQHNRIKIISEEVFIQLPRLTYLRLYDNPWDCNCELESLVTFLQIPRNRNFGNYAKCENPAELKGGKLKDITPQVICQEEDDKPKPLEGSKVTKPSVDSTLCHTYLYPTATLDCRKKELQQVPTDISPDIIKLDLSSNKIRRLQANQFKDVQNLEILNLSNNGIEFIDPAAFSGLLNLHELDLSENKLFNFQYGVLEDLYFLKRLWLRDNPWRCDYHIHYLFYWLKHHYNVNYNGLECKEPQEYKGWFVGKYVRSYYEECPKEKFQIHAGMDEEEWEKIDGDKKYTTQIESGKTRSVLLTVLT, encoded by the exons ATGCAAGTGGTTGCCCTAATAATATTACTTTTCTTTTGTAAAGCATCAGAGTTTAAGAAGGTAAGAAGAAACAACCGAGGAAATGACAGATCAAACAACTCGAAAAAATCCTCTAGTACTGTTAAACGCTATGCTCCAGGACTAGCGTGTGAGACATACACATATATCAATGAAAAATATTTGGACTGTCAGGAGAGAAAGCATACATCTATCCTAAATGATTGGCCAGATGATCTGGTACATATTTTGCTCTCGAGAAACAGAATTCGTATAATAAAAGATAATGCCTTTTCTAAGTTTCAAAATCTAAAAAGTCTGGATTTACAACAAAATGAAATTACAAAAATTGAGCATCAGGCTTTCTTTGGCTTAAAAAGGCTGACAACTCTCTTACTTCAACATAACCGGATAAAAATCATATCAGAGGAGGTATTTATCCAACTGCCGCGACTTACTTATCTTAGACTTTATGACAATCCTTGGGATTGCAACTGCGAGTTGGAGTCGCTTGTAACATTCCTACAGATTCCTCGAAACAGGAACTTTGGGAATTATGCCAAGTGTGAGAACCCAGCAGAACTCAAAGGTGGAAAATTAAAAGACATTACACCTCAAGTAATATGCCAAGAAGAAGATGATAAACCTAAACCACTAGAAGGATCCAAGGTGACAAAACCTTCTGTGGATTCAACACTTTGCCATACCTATCTATATCCAACTGCAACACTAGACTGCAGAAAAAAAG AGTTACAGCAAGTTCCAACTGACATTTCTCCAGACATCATAAAACTGGATCTCTCCAGCAATAAAATCAGACGGCTGCAAGCAAATCAGTTTAAAGATGTTCAAAATCTTGAGATTTTAAACCTCAGCAATAATGGGATAGAATTTATAGACCCAG CTGCCTTTTCAGGTCTCCTAAATCTCCATGAATTAGACTTGTCAGAAAACAAGCTCttcaatttccaatatggggtcttgGAAGATTTGTATTTTTTGAAAAGGTTATGGCTTAGAGACAACCCCTGGCGGTGTGACTACCACATTCATTACTTGTTCTACTGGCTAAAGCACCATTACAATGTCAATTACAATGGCTTGGAATGTAAGGAGCCACAAGAGTACAAAGGATGGTTTGTGGGGAAGTATGTTAGGAGTTACTATGAGGAATGTCCAAAAGAGAAATTCCAGATTCATGCAGGGATGGATGAAGAGGAGTGGGAGAAGATTGATGGAGACAAGAAGTACACAACTCAAATTGAGTCGGGAAAAACACGCAGTGTCCTATTAACAGTGTTGACTTAA